A genomic region of Candidatus Kapaibacterium sp. contains the following coding sequences:
- a CDS encoding restriction endonuclease, with protein MENIFTSNIKSVLEKHFGKSADDIFDKSLLIQYINEKTRSANKGSKSRSSFANLYAIYVIIEDYITNGYNQKGDYSKYEGALFNKLFARQRKLPFGSKLQNHALNNRVNSEFQKFFPNSEFIPILRNHESNRYWINENLLKIKVGKSKFNIAKTIIDIIDLYSKTKQDAFNRFVKSCEELQEISETTPKNIEEFVIGLLEPNVDARLFEIASYSILKYYYHEQKIIWGFEMETLNTENLKLYKTGRTNANDGGIDFVMKPLGRFFQVTETLDFKKYFLDIDKIQKYPITFVIKSTASTQELLNKIRDNAIKTYAINTIVDKYMDCIEEVINIPTLNTRFNDAVKQGYLTKILDEIVIQSKIEFNYEDTYEEG; from the coding sequence ATGGAAAATATATTCACATCAAACATTAAATCAGTTTTAGAAAAACACTTTGGCAAAAGCGCGGATGATATTTTTGATAAGAGCTTACTTATCCAATATATAAACGAAAAAACTCGTTCTGCGAACAAAGGCTCGAAATCTCGTTCAAGCTTCGCAAATCTATATGCAATCTATGTTATCATTGAGGACTATATCACTAATGGTTACAACCAAAAAGGCGATTATTCAAAATATGAAGGTGCATTGTTCAATAAACTTTTTGCAAGACAAAGAAAACTTCCATTTGGTAGTAAACTCCAAAATCACGCTTTGAACAATAGAGTGAACTCAGAGTTTCAAAAATTTTTTCCCAATTCAGAGTTCATACCAATTCTTCGCAATCATGAATCAAACCGCTATTGGATAAATGAAAACCTTTTGAAAATAAAGGTTGGAAAATCTAAATTCAATATTGCTAAAACGATAATAGATATCATTGACTTGTATTCAAAAACTAAGCAAGATGCCTTTAATCGCTTTGTAAAGTCTTGTGAAGAACTACAAGAAATTAGCGAAACTACCCCAAAAAACATTGAGGAGTTTGTTATTGGCTTGCTTGAACCAAATGTTGATGCAAGATTATTTGAAATCGCAAGCTATTCAATCCTCAAGTACTACTATCACGAACAGAAAATTATTTGGGGTTTTGAAATGGAAACTCTTAATACAGAGAATTTGAAACTTTATAAGACTGGAAGAACCAATGCCAATGATGGTGGAATTGATTTTGTTATGAAACCACTCGGCAGATTTTTTCAAGTTACAGAAACTTTGGACTTCAAAAAGTATTTTCTTGATATTGATAAAATACAAAAGTATCCAATAACTTTTGTAATCAAATCAACCGCCTCGACTCAAGAACTGCTTAATAAAATAAGAGACAACGCTATTAAAACTTATGCAATCAATACTATCGTTGATAAATATATGGATTGTATCGAAGAAGTGATAAATATTCCAACACTTAATACTAGATTTAATGATGCTGTAAAACAAGGTTATCTGACTAAAATTCTTGATGAAATTGTAATTCAGAGCAAAATTGAGTTTAATTATGAAGACACATACGAGGAGGGATAA
- the ispD gene encoding 2-C-methyl-D-erythritol 4-phosphate cytidylyltransferase, producing MKTTIIIPAGGIGKRFGADRPKQFIEFVGVPIIVQTIRLFDSIEEVESIVIPVHNEWYTFTKELVEKYSLSKVKDIIIGGTERQHSVHNALHTKSVEAADLILVHDAVRPFCSPKLVRTIIETAEETGAAIPAISARETVKEVSKKGMVVKTLDRSKLALIQTPQGYWNDIIRNAYDNAAKAGFIGSDSAALVEFLGYKVTVVDGEDSNIKITTPFDYKVGQLIFEHNKSNNS from the coding sequence TTGAAAACAACAATAATAATACCGGCAGGTGGAATCGGAAAAAGATTCGGAGCAGACCGCCCAAAACAATTCATCGAATTTGTTGGGGTGCCAATAATTGTCCAAACTATCAGATTATTCGATTCGATTGAAGAAGTAGAATCAATCGTAATACCTGTACATAATGAATGGTACACTTTTACTAAGGAATTAGTAGAAAAATATTCCTTGAGCAAAGTCAAAGACATCATAATTGGTGGAACTGAAAGGCAGCACTCTGTCCATAATGCACTACATACAAAATCAGTCGAAGCGGCAGATTTGATACTTGTGCATGACGCTGTCCGTCCCTTTTGTTCGCCAAAACTCGTTCGGACTATAATCGAAACCGCAGAAGAAACAGGTGCAGCTATTCCGGCTATTAGTGCAAGAGAAACTGTAAAAGAAGTATCGAAAAAAGGCATGGTCGTAAAGACTTTAGACAGAAGCAAACTCGCTTTGATTCAGACCCCACAAGGATATTGGAATGACATTATCCGAAATGCTTATGATAATGCAGCCAAAGCAGGCTTCATTGGAAGCGATTCAGCGGCTTTGGTTGAATTCTTGGGATATAAAGTTACAGTCGTCGATGGCGAGGACAGCAATATCAAAATAACAACTCCATTCGATTACAAAGTTGGACAGCTGATTTTCGAGCATAATAAATCTAACAATTCATAG
- a CDS encoding T9SS type A sorting domain-containing protein — protein sequence MFKQVMFIITCLLFAVNSMAQHTYGSFYTHDAFINYILSENRTENATIVMVPGANLSTYIYVTTPDGRKGWAELFADKGYDVYMVNDPRYDFATGGFVEPYTVPADGKEATPGSEQGWQSDIWRRWGFGHSQGNPYADALFPTEYFDVFAKNYPYIGTSKEDYSDAIQAVLDSIKSEVWLIAHSAGASRAVTAARQKKEQVNGLILIEPAGPPDADDFPDLDGLHMFGVYGDYIDSRNQTNRKLATEAAAVQFQNAGGVADVVSLPEDSLVFGNSHLLMQDRNSEDIFNIIEHWLRQFSTNTVSIESKFDNNISINLYPNPTGNEIWIESNSMDVIEYCIYSMDGRLLQESTVLNQKIDLSGAPNGLLFVKLKHKEQVIMKKIIKNGL from the coding sequence ATGTTTAAACAAGTTATGTTTATAATTACTTGCTTGCTTTTTGCAGTTAACAGTATGGCTCAACATACTTATGGAAGTTTTTATACCCATGATGCTTTTATTAACTATATTCTGTCAGAAAATAGAACAGAAAATGCAACAATAGTTATGGTACCCGGTGCTAACTTATCAACTTATATATATGTCACTACGCCCGATGGCAGAAAAGGTTGGGCAGAGTTATTTGCTGACAAAGGATACGATGTATATATGGTAAACGACCCAAGGTATGATTTTGCAACGGGTGGATTTGTAGAGCCTTATACAGTACCAGCCGATGGTAAAGAAGCTACACCCGGATCTGAACAAGGTTGGCAGAGTGATATATGGAGAAGATGGGGATTTGGACACTCGCAAGGCAACCCCTACGCTGATGCTCTCTTTCCTACTGAATATTTCGATGTATTTGCAAAAAATTATCCGTATATAGGCACATCCAAAGAGGATTATTCAGATGCGATACAAGCTGTTCTTGATTCTATTAAAAGTGAAGTATGGCTGATTGCTCATAGTGCCGGAGCTAGCAGAGCTGTAACCGCAGCCCGACAAAAGAAAGAACAAGTAAATGGCCTTATTCTGATAGAACCTGCCGGTCCACCTGATGCTGATGACTTTCCTGATTTAGATGGATTACATATGTTTGGGGTATATGGCGACTACATAGATTCACGAAATCAAACGAACAGAAAGTTGGCTACAGAAGCTGCGGCAGTTCAGTTTCAGAATGCTGGTGGAGTGGCAGATGTGGTTTCACTACCCGAAGATTCTTTAGTTTTTGGCAATAGCCATTTACTAATGCAAGATAGAAATAGCGAGGATATTTTCAATATTATCGAGCATTGGCTTAGGCAGTTTAGCACCAACACTGTTAGTATTGAAAGTAAATTTGATAATAATATCAGTATTAACCTTTATCCAAATCCAACCGGCAATGAAATTTGGATTGAGAGTAACTCAATGGATGTTATTGAATACTGCATTTATTCAATGGATGGACGATTATTGCAAGAGTCCACAGTCTTAAATCAAAAAATTGATTTATCTGGTGCACCCAATGGTTTATTGTTCGTCAAATTAAAACATAAAGAACAAGTAATAATGAAAAAAATAATTAAAAACGGCTTGTAA
- a CDS encoding TIGR00266 family protein encodes MQFEILQKPTFSVLKIMLEPAETYRAEAGAMIAMSSNIELQAKTTGKGILGSIKAAVGGESFFASLYVCHTKSGELWLAPGAIGDIIHTKLNGKIYAQGGAYLAGTPDLTISTRGSFKAMISGEGLFLQEISGTGDVFFGSYGAVIERTLGHGETFIVDTGHIVAFEESVHYTIKKASKGIFSSIASGEGLVCEYTGPGKIWMQTRNLSAFAQMLLKFIPSK; translated from the coding sequence ATGCAATTTGAAATTCTACAAAAGCCGACTTTCTCGGTTCTAAAAATCATGCTCGAACCTGCTGAAACTTATAGAGCCGAAGCAGGAGCAATGATTGCAATGTCATCCAATATTGAACTTCAAGCTAAGACAACCGGCAAAGGAATTCTTGGGTCAATCAAAGCTGCTGTCGGTGGCGAATCCTTTTTTGCGTCACTATACGTTTGCCACACAAAATCCGGCGAATTATGGCTCGCTCCTGGAGCGATTGGCGATATAATCCACACAAAATTGAACGGTAAAATCTATGCCCAAGGCGGCGCCTATTTGGCAGGTACACCGGATTTGACAATTTCCACCAGAGGCTCATTCAAAGCTATGATTTCCGGCGAGGGATTGTTTCTGCAAGAGATCTCCGGAACAGGTGATGTATTCTTCGGTTCTTATGGTGCAGTAATTGAAAGAACTCTTGGACATGGCGAAACTTTCATTGTGGACACAGGGCATATCGTCGCATTCGAAGAATCTGTACACTATACTATTAAAAAAGCTTCAAAAGGCATCTTTTCGAGCATTGCATCGGGCGAAGGTTTGGTTTGCGAATATACAGGACCCGGTAAAATTTGGATGCAAACAAGAAATTTATCTGCATTTGCACAAATGCTTCTGAAATTCATTCCGTCTAAATAA
- a CDS encoding GWxTD domain-containing protein: MRNLKLYLFILIFASFDAYGQISSTRNISGDRFYFDAVVFRDAEMNLGRVDVYTVLPYENLNFEKDGAVFRAAYDIIIDIADEAGINITTSKKERVLNETDYYITQGGTAAFDFTQTIFTLPAGKYRVSVIIIDKFNNTEYEKSRVVTVLDFDSFDFSLSGLLLVSSIEEIGGKYKITPHVSDHIGNLDDGFFVFFETYNQIESRAEVDFVWEVLDANQKKMIYSDPIRRQIQTGASRHFIKIPQIEELVSGTYTFRLIAMNALDSAVFSEENYLAVTQRSINYTQSVAGTVLSDLNLAIRQLRYVAYQNELQYINSGETEAERQKRFTQFWKERDPSPGTERNEAFDEYYNRINFANNTFKSYTEGWMTDMGMVYIIFGPPMSADRQSGYGDNKNYERWLYGNNRDFLFVDNSGFGDFRLVRPMSVSEKYRYQR; the protein is encoded by the coding sequence GATGCTGAAATGAATTTGGGACGAGTTGACGTTTATACAGTCTTGCCATATGAAAATCTCAATTTTGAAAAAGACGGTGCTGTATTTAGAGCTGCATATGATATTATTATAGACATAGCCGATGAAGCCGGCATCAATATCACAACATCTAAGAAAGAACGCGTACTCAACGAAACGGACTATTATATAACTCAAGGTGGCACTGCTGCATTCGACTTTACTCAGACAATTTTCACGCTCCCTGCCGGCAAATATAGGGTGAGTGTCATAATTATTGATAAATTCAACAACACTGAATATGAAAAATCACGCGTAGTGACAGTGCTCGACTTCGATTCTTTCGATTTTTCGTTAAGTGGATTGCTATTAGTCAGCTCTATTGAAGAAATTGGTGGCAAATATAAGATTACTCCTCATGTTTCCGACCATATTGGCAATTTAGACGATGGTTTTTTTGTGTTTTTTGAAACATACAATCAAATTGAATCACGAGCTGAAGTTGATTTTGTCTGGGAAGTGCTTGATGCAAACCAGAAAAAAATGATTTACAGTGACCCCATAAGACGGCAAATTCAAACCGGAGCTTCACGCCACTTTATCAAAATTCCGCAAATTGAAGAGCTTGTTTCAGGAACCTATACTTTCCGATTAATCGCAATGAATGCACTCGATAGTGCCGTTTTTTCCGAAGAAAATTATTTAGCCGTTACACAACGTTCGATTAATTACACCCAATCAGTTGCAGGAACGGTACTCTCCGATTTGAATCTGGCAATTAGACAATTGCGGTATGTAGCTTATCAAAATGAGTTACAATATATTAATTCCGGCGAGACAGAAGCAGAACGCCAAAAAAGATTTACCCAGTTTTGGAAAGAACGTGACCCATCACCGGGTACTGAACGAAATGAAGCATTCGATGAATACTACAATCGCATCAATTTTGCAAATAATACATTCAAATCCTATACCGAGGGTTGGATGACTGATATGGGCATGGTTTACATTATTTTTGGACCTCCGATGTCGGCAGATAGACAGTCCGGTTATGGTGACAACAAAAACTACGAACGATGGCTATATGGCAACAATCGAGACTTTTTATTTGTTGATAATAGCGGATTTGGCGATTTCAGATTGGTACGTCCGATGTCAGTTTCGGAAAAATACCGATATCAAAGATAG
- the bamD gene encoding outer membrane protein assembly factor BamD, translating to MNKLKYLISLTALILVVACGSNKPPESGTAEELYSRAMELFGREKYLDAASHFEIIKLQYPASLYADDAQFHIAEINYRRKEYIMAAFNFSLLRRIYPGSPHVKDALMKNAMCFYELSPPYDRDQDYTMKAIESFQEFQYLYPEDSLYAEATSKIIELRNKLANREYFTAQLYTKMDSPLSAMIYYETVINKYSDTEYFEPAFFGKIEMLVWMKRNEEAASMIGAYRKTFPNGPNINNLPNITVSSK from the coding sequence ATGAATAAACTAAAATATCTAATCAGTCTTACAGCGCTGATACTTGTAGTAGCCTGTGGCTCAAACAAACCACCTGAATCCGGAACCGCCGAAGAATTATATTCGAGAGCGATGGAACTATTCGGCAGAGAAAAATACCTTGACGCAGCCTCGCATTTCGAGATAATCAAACTGCAATATCCTGCCAGCTTATACGCTGACGATGCCCAATTTCACATTGCTGAAATCAATTATCGCCGTAAAGAGTATATCATGGCAGCATTCAATTTCAGTTTGCTCCGCAGAATTTATCCCGGTAGCCCGCATGTAAAAGATGCACTGATGAAAAATGCAATGTGCTTCTACGAGCTTTCGCCGCCATATGACCGCGACCAAGATTACACAATGAAAGCCATAGAATCTTTTCAAGAGTTTCAATATTTGTATCCCGAAGATTCATTATATGCCGAAGCAACAAGCAAAATCATAGAATTGCGAAATAAGCTCGCCAATCGCGAATATTTTACTGCACAGCTATACACCAAAATGGACAGTCCACTATCAGCAATGATATATTACGAAACCGTAATTAATAAGTATAGCGATACAGAATACTTCGAGCCGGCTTTCTTTGGAAAAATTGAAATGCTTGTTTGGATGAAACGAAACGAAGAAGCTGCAAGTATGATTGGCGCATATCGTAAAACATTTCCCAATGGACCGAATATCAATAATTTGCCAAATATTACAGTATCCTCCAAATAA
- a CDS encoding 5-(carboxyamino)imidazole ribonucleotide synthase has protein sequence MLKSNIRKGSPLTLGILGGGQLAKMLASAAYRMGLNVAVIENHALSPAGDMTKLDFSSGWEVTSELDAFIEASDIVTLENEFIDPNILEYIEARRTVFPSSATMRLVQDKLIQKQTFQSAGLPVPNFVQLDSLEQAVNFGESNGFPFVIKARKYGYDGYGNATVFDKDTLVEAWTRFHNDKVSRPLMAESFVDFTKELAVIVVRNYNGQKEVYPCVETVQYRHICHEVIAPAEISESIMKKAQQIALQSVESIDGIGVFGVEMFLTTDGDILLNEIAPRPHNSGHYTIEACQTSQFENCIRAVCNLPLGSAKLIVPAACMVNLLGQIDGDGTPDDVRELLGHSNIWLHLYNKKKSRIGRKMGHITAVGNTQTEAIGRARSASNAISW, from the coding sequence ATGTTGAAATCAAATATCAGAAAAGGTTCGCCACTCACTTTGGGCATACTCGGCGGTGGACAATTAGCTAAAATGCTCGCTTCAGCTGCTTATAGAATGGGGCTGAATGTGGCTGTCATCGAGAATCATGCCCTATCGCCAGCCGGTGACATGACAAAACTCGATTTTTCGTCCGGCTGGGAAGTAACGAGCGAACTCGACGCTTTCATCGAAGCATCGGATATAGTTACTCTTGAGAATGAGTTTATTGACCCAAATATTCTCGAATATATCGAAGCTCGTCGCACGGTGTTTCCATCTTCGGCAACTATGAGGCTTGTTCAAGATAAGCTAATCCAGAAGCAAACTTTCCAAAGTGCGGGATTGCCGGTGCCGAATTTTGTACAACTTGATTCTCTCGAGCAAGCTGTCAATTTCGGAGAAAGCAACGGTTTTCCCTTTGTAATCAAAGCACGAAAGTACGGCTACGACGGTTACGGGAATGCAACCGTTTTTGACAAAGATACGCTTGTCGAAGCTTGGACTCGATTCCACAACGATAAAGTGTCTCGACCTTTGATGGCGGAATCTTTCGTTGATTTTACTAAGGAGCTTGCCGTCATTGTTGTCCGAAACTACAACGGGCAAAAGGAAGTTTACCCTTGTGTCGAAACGGTTCAGTATCGCCATATTTGCCACGAAGTGATTGCTCCTGCGGAAATAAGCGAGAGCATTATGAAAAAGGCTCAACAAATTGCATTGCAAAGTGTCGAATCTATTGATGGAATTGGAGTTTTTGGAGTAGAAATGTTTTTGACGACAGACGGCGACATACTATTGAACGAAATCGCTCCACGACCGCATAATAGCGGGCACTATACTATCGAAGCATGCCAAACATCGCAATTCGAGAATTGTATCCGGGCTGTTTGCAATTTACCTTTGGGTTCTGCAAAGTTGATTGTTCCGGCTGCATGTATGGTTAATTTGCTTGGGCAGATAGACGGGGACGGCACTCCGGACGACGTTCGTGAACTCTTGGGACATTCCAATATTTGGCTTCATTTATACAATAAGAAAAAATCGCGTATTGGGCGGAAGATGGGTCATATCACAGCAGTTGGCAATACGCAAACAGAAGCTATCGGCAGAGCTCGCTCGGCATCAAATGCGATTAGTTGGTGA
- a CDS encoding HNH endonuclease: MLNQSYEPITVCSAKKAFLLIYLLKAELVEVRTNKSIRTINRAFPYPSVIKLVSYIKMPYKRIDLSRKNILKRDNHRCQYCGKKTLDITIDHIIPKSRGGMDTWDNLVAACVRCNNRKGNRTPDEAGMKLLSKPRRPNHIMFLKQYIGRTEDSWRPFLFMD, encoded by the coding sequence ATTCTCAATCAGAGCTACGAACCCATTACAGTTTGCTCAGCCAAAAAAGCATTCCTACTCATTTATCTCCTCAAAGCCGAATTAGTCGAAGTACGCACTAACAAATCAATCCGCACAATCAACCGAGCATTTCCGTATCCAAGCGTGATAAAGCTCGTCAGTTACATCAAAATGCCCTACAAAAGGATCGATTTATCTCGCAAAAACATACTGAAACGAGACAATCACCGATGCCAATATTGCGGCAAAAAGACGCTCGACATCACAATAGACCATATTATACCCAAATCCCGCGGTGGCATGGACACATGGGACAATCTAGTGGCAGCTTGCGTGCGGTGCAACAATCGCAAAGGCAACCGCACACCCGACGAAGCCGGCATGAAGTTACTCTCCAAGCCTCGTCGCCCCAATCACATCATGTTCTTGAAGCAATACATCGGACGCACCGAAGACAGCTGGCGCCCGTTCCTGTTTATGGATTAG
- the yhdJ gene encoding adenine-specific DNA-methyltransferase: MKILGNEQHKIIHGDALEALKTLPANSIDLIFADPPYNIGKNFNGCIEKWNSEEDYLEWCYEWLELCIQKLKPNGSFYVMTATQFMPFFDIFLRDRLNILSRLVWYYDSSGVQAKKYYGSMYEPILYCVKDKNNYTFNPDDILVEAKTGAKRKLIDYRKSVPSVYNSEKVPGNVWEFSRVRYRMDEYENHPTQKPIALLERIIKASSNEGDLVLDPFSGTFTTCFVAKELGRDSIGIELQDEYVKIGLRRLQLAEEFRGEKLQKEIRTFETEKIANNNSFNLFEEPDGKYIHIKH; the protein is encoded by the coding sequence ATGAAAATATTAGGTAACGAACAACATAAAATTATTCATGGAGACGCTTTGGAAGCACTTAAAACGCTTCCGGCAAACTCAATTGACTTAATATTTGCAGACCCGCCATATAATATAGGTAAAAACTTCAATGGATGTATCGAAAAGTGGAATTCTGAAGAAGACTATTTAGAGTGGTGTTATGAGTGGCTTGAATTGTGCATTCAAAAACTAAAACCAAACGGTAGCTTTTATGTTATGACAGCTACTCAGTTTATGCCATTTTTTGATATTTTTCTTCGTGACAGATTAAACATACTATCAAGACTTGTTTGGTATTATGATAGCTCAGGAGTTCAAGCAAAAAAATATTATGGTTCGATGTATGAACCAATTTTGTATTGCGTAAAGGACAAGAACAATTATACATTCAACCCAGACGATATTTTAGTTGAAGCAAAAACCGGGGCAAAACGAAAACTTATAGACTATCGTAAATCTGTGCCCTCAGTTTACAATTCCGAGAAAGTTCCGGGTAACGTTTGGGAATTTTCAAGGGTACGTTATCGTATGGACGAATATGAAAATCACCCTACACAGAAACCCATTGCTTTACTTGAACGAATTATCAAAGCAAGTTCTAATGAAGGTGATTTAGTGTTAGACCCATTTTCGGGAACATTTACTACTTGTTTTGTTGCTAAAGAACTTGGCAGAGATTCAATTGGCATAGAGCTTCAAGACGAATATGTGAAAATTGGTTTACGTAGGTTGCAATTAGCTGAAGAGTTCAGAGGCGAAAAATTGCAAAAGGAAATCAGAACATTTGAAACTGAAAAGATAGCAAACAACAACTCATTTAATTTATTTGAAGAACCAGATGGAAAATATATTCACATCAAACATTAA